The genomic stretch AATATCCGGGAGATGCTGATGGCCCGCAGGGCACAGTAGTGACACCCCTgggtgccctgggctgatccccacagcctgccccctccttccccacctcaATAAAACTCGTGTCTctctggctgctctcccaggggggtgtggtgggatttggggtgagTGGCCTGCAGGGAATCctgctgccctggagcagctgtgcccttgTCCTGCAGACACCCCCTGAGTGCTGCCCAGAGTGGGCACTGGGGGAGGCTGGTGgaggggtcctgctggagagcagtggtggggggaagagggaggctgggagggctggcacaggcacagacaTGGGCATGGAACATGGACATGAGCATGGGCCCAgccagcctgtgctgggtggTCATTCCCACTGTCCCGGGCCATTTCTGCTGTCCTGGGCCATTCCCATTCTCCTGGGCTGTTCCAGCTGTCCCGGTCATTCCTGCTGTCCTGGGTCATTCCCACTCTCCCGGGCCATTCCCACTCTCCTGTGTCATTCCTACTGTCCCGGTCATTCCTGCTCTCCCATACCTTTCCCTCTCCCAAGCCATTCCCACTGTCCCGTGtcattcccagtgtcccaggcCATTCCTGCTGTCCAGGGCCATTCCCTCTCTCCCGTGtcattcccagtgtcccaggcCATTCCCGCTGTCCCATGTCATTCCCTCTCTCCTGTGTCATTCCTACTGTCCCAGGCCATTCCCAGTGTCCCATGCCAGTCCTGCTGTCCAGGGCCATTCCCTCTCTCCCGTGTtattcccagtgtcccaggcCATTCCCGCTGTCCAGGGCCATTCCTGCTGTCCCTTGtcattccctctctcccttgTCATTCCCACTGTCCCACGccattccctctctcccacgtcattcccagtgtcccaggcCATTCCCGCTGTCCCGTGTCATTCCCAGTGTCCCGTGCCATTCCCTCTCTCCCGTGTCATTCTCTCTCTCCCGTGTCATTCCCAGTGTCCCACGCCATTCCCTCTCTCCCGTGtcattcccagtgtcccaggccattccctctctcCCGTGTCATTCCCTCTCTCCCGTGTCATTCCCTCTCTCCCGTGTCATTCCCTCTCTCCCGGCCATTCCCACTGTCCCGGTCTCCGCACATCCCGGCGCGAGGGGACATCGCCACCGTGTGGCCCCTGCGGGAACTGcaccggcccggcccccgcccgctcCTCCCGGGATCTTGAAGCCGGGCAGGAGTTTCCCGGTCCTGTGCCGACCCCCGCGCTCTCATCCCACGGGCACGCGGGTGCTGCCACACTCTGGGACGGCCTTTCTCTGCCCCCGGGTTCCCAAACCACCACCTGTGTCACCAGCGGGTCCCGTGTCACCTCCGCCGGTGATCCCACGGCTGCCCCAGGGACACGGGGCCGCTCCTCCCTGGAGCTCTCACGCCCTGCACACAcgcgggcagggagggagcccCGGGCGGGAGAGGGTTTAGGAGGAATCTGATAAGCTCAGACAGACTGGGGGGATCAGGTGCTGGACAAAAGCAATGACCAGGGGGTCACCAACACCCTGCTGGGCCCCACACCTCACTGCTTTCCCACACTTCCTCCTAAAAATCAGCTGCACCTTGGGGGCCTCCTCGAAACATCCCATAACAAGTCCTGTGCAATCCCAAACAGTTTGCATCCAAGTAAGTGTCCCACTCCCAGGTATCAGCCCTGTAACCCCAAAGGTGATctgggggctgccctgggatgggTTGTAGGGTGGAcatggggctgcagctctgtggggcagccctgggaaaaGCCCTGGACAAGGCATCTTGGTTGGGTTCCTGCCTGAACTGTGCCCatgggctctgccagggctgggggtgggcctgtgaggggctggtggggctggAAGACCCCTGGCCAGGCCATGGGTGGGCTCCCTTCCCGTGGGGACTCTGAgctcctgtgtgtgtgcagaccCGCTTCATCCCATCACCCACTGTGAGCAGCCACATCTGCTGCTTCCCAACCTCAGCTTCTGTGTCCTGGCGTCTCTTCCAAGTGCTGGGGTGGGCAAACAGGTGGGCCCTGGGCCAGGCTGTCCCCATTTGGGTTGCAGGGCATAGGCCTGGCCCGGTGGGTCAGCCCCTTTCTGGTGCAGTGGCCAAAGACTCCCCGCTgcagaggctgccagagcttcaccctctgccctgccctggcactgggatgagGAAGGGGTGCCCAGGCCCACTGGGGACTGGCAGAGCCTGAGCTctcccacagcccaggcagctggtgtgctgggagctggggtggcCCTTCCTGCTGGAGCATGGGAGATGTGACgtgccctgcctgtccccaagGACGGGCACTGTGTGACCcagagtgctgctgcagccacttgGTTGGTGTCTGGGAcaggtgccagagcaggaaAACCGAGTCCtcaccccctcccctgctgggagcagctcctgctgcacccaAGACAGGGCAAGGAGCTGAGGGgagtgtgcagggctggggctcccTCGGgcctggcagggacagagccatTCCCTTGGCTGGGAAGAGCCAAGGTCAGGCGGggggggagcacagggctggagggggcaTGGAGGGCCATGGGCACAGGGCAACCCAACACTCCACTTCCCTCCCACCCAGGGAGGAGGGTGAGCCAGGGcctcccctcctgtgcccctgcagctgccaagctgccagggaggtgacagtgacagggaaGGTGACAGCACCCAttcctgggagctctgggaacCCAGCCACACAGCTGAGCTTAGGGCTGCAGGGGGGCAGGCAAGGGGCATTAAGGCTCCTGGGGacaggcagctgccaggggctctcatCCACTCCAAACCCCAGATCAGAGCCCCAAACTTGCACTGCTGAGCTCTTGAGTCGAGGTGCACAGAGCACCAGGGCCATCTGAGGGACAGCGAGGGCAGTGCCCTTTGCAAACAGATCCAAGATCCCTGGGTGATCTCTGGGCACTGCAAAGCAAAGCTGGTGTGTGCATCAGGTCTGGTCCCAaggctgggggggcagggggatgcAACTCCCTGGGACCAGCAGCAGGTTTTCCCACTTTTCTGTAGACAGAAGCTTTTTATCCCTCTTCTGGCCAGGCGTGCCATGGAACAGCTTCAGCTCTAAATCTTCTGCACTAAATTAATCCATGGCCTTGTATCTTCTTACCCATTAATTTACCCCCTGCaagcctctgctctgcagcaggggATGATGGATCACAGCTTGGGATCAGTCCTGCcccaagagctgcagcagctcagcctgtgcttctccaggagctgctggagagggcgCTGGTCCCAGAAGGGGACGTGCCCGCCCAGCCCCGAGGGATGAAAACCCAATTGTGCTGCCCGGTGTGGGATGAGGGGGTTGGAGGTGCCAGACCCAGGACTCCCACCTGCAGAGCCAGTGCCCGCGGGGGGCTGAGGACACACAGCACCAGGGGACACTGCCCCTGCACGGACAGATGGACTGAAACAGCCGGGACCTAGCGAAGAAAATCAACTGTTGGCTTTAATTATTGCGTATGTCTTCGTCTCTAGGGCTAGGAAAATCTCAACTGGTAAATATACATTTCATCAGAATGCCTTTGGCTGAAATACACCATCAGCACATTCTTCAAAGTTACAACAAAAGTCTTAGAAACGTTAAAAAgggatctctttttttttttttcctccttttcctttactAAAATAAAGGAGTtgcacccccccacccccgacAAGGCGCTAGGACGGACAGACGGGAACCTCTTGGctgtgcaaagcagagcagttgattacagtaacagaaaaaagaagtcGGGGGGCAGGAGTGGGGAGGCTGCATAGCGCTctgcgggcggcgggcggctcAGGTCAGCATgtcccagaggcagcagcagcacagcgcGGTCCAGCAGGCTGTCAGGCAGGCGCTCTCGCCCGTGTCGTCCCTCCGCCGCTCCTCCACGACGTACACTGCGGGCACAGAGGGGCACAGAGGGGCCGGGTCAGTCACACGGTAACCACTGAGAGCAACAAGAGCCAGGCAGTTTTCCCAGGAGGTGCCACCCTCCCCAGCTGCGCCTGGACTggagtgaggagctgctgcctgactctgctccagccctgccacacacacacagctgcctCCCGCCCCTGGATGACCAGCccttgctccagctctgcccctcctgCACCTGAGGCACAGCTCAGGAGGTGGCGGTGCTGGGACACCCCGCTGGCCAAGGGGCACCTTGGGTGTCACCTCATGGACAGACaccaccccagctctgccccccgAGGGCTGCCCGGAGGCTCCCAGCAGTCCACTGGGATTTCCTGCACTCTGCCAGCTGCCTGAGCACACAGGAGGGAGCCTCAGGTTTGGATggagctctcccagcagggTCTCCTACCTGAGGCCAGCGTGCTGCCTGCTCTCTGTGCCAGGCCCCGAGGCCCATTCTGGACAGAGGAGCAGTTCAGCTTTGGTTCCTCCTCACTGAGCCTGGGCTTTCACACCCAGAGCTGTGGCAGTCTGAGGGCAGGCAGGTGATTTGCCTTCCTGACAACTTCCTTGGGtctgtttgttttggtctgCACAGAAAATGTGCCCTCACACAGGAGTCCAACCTGCACACATGGTGGTGGCAGGAGACAGCTCATGGCATCAGCCTGGCCCTCCCACGGGCCTGCTTTGTGCTCAGGAAACCATTCCCTGtcactgctccagctctgcagagccatgGGTACAATGACCCTCCAGCTCACATGTTGCCAAAACTCTGATAGCACCAGgtggggaagagagagggacAGCCCAGTACCCCCAAATGTCTGCCCTTGGGTCCAGcctgtgccccagccccaggcagtcTCCCTCTCACCAACGGGAATAACAGAGGGGGCATCTgctgtgcaggcacagccccaTTGCCTGTTCTCCATGGGGAGGTGACccaggggctcagcctgggcttttttttcccctggtggATCCAGGAGTTCTGAACAAGCAGCTCTTTGGTGCCTTTGTTTGCTCTGAGAAGGTCCTGTTACAAAGAGTGGAGGGAAAACACACCCCAAATGCTCCAAGAGCCCTGTGCAAGACGGTGACATCCCTGGGCTGGAGCCCTGAGGCAGCCCTGGCTTCCAGCTGGCTGCCAGGTGCTGTTCAAGCTGTCCCACCTCTGAGCCATGGGGAGCTGGATTGTTGCTGCCAGAGCACTGCCATGTCCAAAACTGAGGGTCCCACTGCCCAGAGACATCCAGACCCACACAGCCATACCCAAAACTGAGGGTCCCACTGCCCAGAGGCATTCAGACCCACACAGCCATGTCCAAAACTGAGGGTCCCAGTGCCCAGAGACATCCAGACCCACGCAGCCCTGTCCAAAATTGAGGGTCCCACTGCCCAGAGACATCCAGACCCACACAGCCATATCCAAAACTGAGGGTCCCAGTGCCCAGAGACATCCAGACCCACACAGCCATACCCAAAACTGAGGGTCCCACTGCCCAGAGATATTCAGACCCACACAGCCCTGTCCAAAATTGAGGGTCCCACTGCCCAGAGACATCCAGACCCCCACAGTCATACCCAAAACCAAGGGTCCCAGTGCCCCGAGACATCCAGACCCACACAGCAGAAGcaggctgccctgtgccagtTATTTACCATCAGCTGCCCAGGACTGCAGGCACACCAGAGCATTTGCCTCAAGTATTTATGTTTAATCCATTAGAAGTTTTATGCTACAGCCAAGTGTCAGGGACATGCCGACAAAGCATGTTCAAGGTATGTACAAAGTGCTGTTATGAAACACTTGCtgaaatattaaaggaaatggcttttccaggctcagggctgtgcagtGGGAGCCGGGTGCTCTCACCACGCCGGCTCAGCTGACTCGTGTTGGATGCTGCCTCTCTGCACAAGTGGGTCACAGCATCCATGGGCAtcccccccctgccctgccagccctctagcacctctgctgtggctTGTGCTGGAAAGGGCTGCCCTGAGCTGGCCaaggcacaggcacagctgggggcaggactgggacagggcaggggacagcagCTGTGTCAACACCTTCCCAGGACTCACCTAAGTTTGGGGTGTGCCTTTCTGTCAGAAACAGTGGAACAGCACTGAAAGGAGACTGTGTTCATTCCCTCTCTTCTGCTAAAAGCTGGAAGTCATTTAAACCAGCAGCACGTTGTGGCACAAGCATCTGcaaaaaagctgtgtttttctccatggaGGGGGGCTGTGGTACTTAACCCAACCCACTCACCTCTCAAGTTCAAGGAATGCCTCAAAGACAACACCTGAAGTACAAGTCTCTGCcttccagagcagagctcctcTCCAGAGAGAGCAAATCTCGAGGGGGAGCTCAGAGCTCagagcactgctgtgctctgagaGCACACACCATCAACCACTGGAAGCTTTCAGACTTGGAGAGCATCTGGGCAAGACTCTGAATAGAAACAACCACACATCCCTCTCAATTTGTGTTTAATAAAGCTTTCTCTGAAGCCTCATCAATGCTTCAGGAGCTGCATGTCCCACACCAAAAGCCAGAGGGACTTTAACCATAGTTATAGAGAATTAATACTGAAGAGCTTTTCTCTTCAACCCCTTGGGTGGGGGACttgcagaggagaggagaggagcagagcaggtgaAGGGTGGTTCACTGTTCACCTACAGCTACCAGAGTGCACAGAGTAAAAACCAGCTCCAAGGCAGGCTGGATGaactgctcccagcccagcctctcACTCGGCTGGAGACATCCTACACCAACCTGCTCATTTTGGACACTGCACTTGAATGTTGGCTTCAGAGCACCAACACAATGACACAAGTACCCAAGGACATCAAGAGCACGTGGCAGCACCTTCACACACTCCC from Chiroxiphia lanceolata isolate bChiLan1 chromosome 15, bChiLan1.pri, whole genome shotgun sequence encodes the following:
- the LOC116794180 gene encoding uncharacterized protein LOC116794180 isoform X1; translated protein: MTVGVWMSLGSGTLNFGQGCVGLNISGQWDPQFWVWLCGSGCLWALGPSVLDMAVWVWMSLGSGTLNFGQGCVGLDVSGHWDPQFWTWQCSGSNNPAPHGSEVGQLEQHLAASWKPGLPQGSSPGMSPSCTGLLEHLGCVFPPLFVTGPSQSKQRHQRAACSELLDPPGEKKAQAEPLGHLPMENRQWGCACTADAPSVIPVGERETAWGWGTGWTQGQTFGGTGLSLSLPHLVLSEFWQHVSWRVIVPMALQSWSSDREWFPEHKAGPWEGQADAMSCLLPPPCVQVGLLCEGTFSVQTKTNRPKEVVRKANHLPALRLPQLWV
- the LOC116794180 gene encoding uncharacterized protein LOC116794180 isoform X2; translation: MSLGSGTLNFGQGCVGLNISGQWDPQFWVWLCGSGCLWALGPSVLDMAVWVWMSLGSGTLNFGQGCVGLDVSGHWDPQFWTWQCSGSNNPAPHGSEVGQLEQHLAASWKPGLPQGSSPGMSPSCTGLLEHLGCVFPPLFVTGPSQSKQRHQRAACSELLDPPGEKKAQAEPLGHLPMENRQWGCACTADAPSVIPVGERETAWGWGTGWTQGQTFGGTGLSLSLPHLVLSEFWQHVSWRVIVPMALQSWSSDREWFPEHKAGPWEGQADAMSCLLPPPCVQVGLLCEGTFSVQTKTNRPKEVVRKANHLPALRLPQLWV